Part of the Nicotiana tabacum cultivar K326 chromosome 20, ASM71507v2, whole genome shotgun sequence genome, TTACCATATTTACTTTATGTCCAATGTTTTCGAGGAGTCTTTTAGATCATCTCATGCTCGTtatgccagtagaaaatatagagAACGTCTAGTgctttttagtttttagttttctCAATATTTTCTATAATATGGTATTAGATGAGGTTAAATGGAGCAACATGGACAGTAACGATTCATATAGTCGACCTAACTTACTTGATATCGAGGCATAGTTGTTGTTACAGTAAAGCTGGAGATTACTCGTGCCACGAATTCTTGATTTTGCGCTAGGAAACTTTTCGAGTTTCTTGTACCAAGGATTCATTTATTCAAACAACTGTGCTAGGAATTTTGATTTTTATAGAAGTAAAGAAGATGGTAATAGGCCTAACAAAAGATTGAAACACTTGATCACAGGGGTGAAGTAATAGAAATAGACACATGGGTTGGAGCATCAGGCAAAAATGGAATGAGAAGAGATTGGCAAATTAGAAGTCAAGCCACAGGCCTTGTATTTTCCAGGGCAACCAGGTATAGCTTCCACTTTAATCTTTCAACAATCTCTTTTTTCTAGGTAAAGAACAGTCTGGTGCACTAAGCCTTTGCAATGCGCGGGGTTCGGGAAAGTGCCGGACCATAAGGGATTAAGGATCTATCGTACACAACCTTACCCTACATTCAGCAAGAGGCTATTTCCTCGGCTCGAACTCGTTATCTcttggtcacatggcaacaactttaccagaaACGTTAAGGTTCCCCTTCCTCTTTTTGAGTTTTTTCTAAGTAAAACCAACATAATGTTATGACTTAGTTCTTGTGTGACCGGTTACGCCTATTGATTCACTATTCTTGATTCGAGGggctatcggaaatagcctctctaccttcctaagataggggtaaggtctgcgtacacattatcctccccaaaccctacttgtgggattccactgggtatgttgttgctATTGTAACATATTGTCGTAACTTAGTTCTTGTGTGAAACACAGTACATGGGTGATGATGAACCAGCAAACGAGGCGCCTTTCTAAGATGCCAGAAGAAGTGAGGGCTGAGATCTCACCTTGGTTCATCAATAAACTAGCAATCGAAGAAGAAAATCCAATTAAGATAGAGAAGTTGGATGACACTGCTAAATATGTCCTTTCCAATTTGAAGGTGATCATGCATTTTTTAACAAGATTTCACATCTCCTCGATATGCCAAAGACTAAAAAGAGcagcccgatgcactaagctctcgctatgcgtggggtccggggaagggcaggaccacaagggtctattgtacgcagtcttaccctgcatttctgcaagaggttgtttccacggcttgaacccgtgacctcctagtCACATGGCAACATCCCTTCCGATATATGCCAAAGACTCATTGTTACTCGTCATTTGATCTTTACTTTTTTTGCAGCCAAAGAGAAGTGATTTGGACATGAATCACCATGTAAATAATGTAAAATACGTTCGTTGGATGCTAGAGGTGAGATAAACATCTAACAACATGATTCTTGACGACAAAAAACACATACTACAATAATTTTTGGTTATGTTTTATGTGCTTTTGCAGGGTATTCCTGACCATTTTTTGGAGAGTCATCAGTTGTCTAGTATTATACTAGAATATAGGAGAGAATGTGGAAGCGCGAACATTGTTCAATCCCTTTGTGAACCAGATGAAGAGGGATTTTTCGACGATGGAGTTGATGAATATCAACATAAGAGAAGAATTAGTGTACTACATGGATTTTCATTTGGATCAGGAATTCTTGAGTCAAATGGATTGCTTGAGTCATTTAATCAAAGGCCATTTAGTTATACACATTTACTTCGGATAAAAGAACAGATCAAGAATGAAGAAATTGTTAGAGGAAAGACTAGTTGGAAGAGAAAGATACCATCTATGCCATTTCCTGCATAATTTACAAGTATTATTAAAAGGGAAATTTGTTCTttagctgagggtctatcggaaacagcctctctgcccgtccagggtaggggtaaggctgcggaCATCTCATCCTCCCAAGACTCCACTTGTGGGAATACACTAggtcgtcgttgttgttgttgttattaaaaAGGACGTTTGAGTGAAGATACAAATAAATATGGTAATTTTGAAGTAAAAGTCATAGGGGAGAATTGCAGCATAATCTGAAGATTCAAAGATCATGGATTTGCAAAAGAAGCATTTTTAGGAAATAAGGATATTTTTAGatcaaaggaaagaagaaaaagtatAGATCATAGAAAAGAATTGATACCAACAAATTATTGTTGAGTGAAAAAGTGTGTATTCATCTAtgtgattatagaaatatgattCTCAAATATGAGTTGGTTTGAAGAATATAAATCTTTCCTCCCCTCTCCTCTTGTCTCTCCCAAAAAAACTCAGCAAATTGTCATTGTCATTTACGGATCTCATCTTTTACGAAATTGATCTTCTTTGACtataaaagaatatttgaagCTCAGCATGTCTGAAAGTACATGAGAATATTAGTTAGTTTTCCGATGTATACTATTACAGTTATTCATATGTCATCCATTGAAGGGGAGTCTTGGTGTAAGTGGTAAAATTGTTGTCACGTGACCAGAAGGTCAGAAGGcaagccgtggaaacagtctCCTGGAAAAATGCTGAGCAAGGCTGCATACAATACACCTTTGTGGTCTGACCCTTCCTCAAATTCCCCGGATAACAGGAGTTTAGTGCACCGAACTGCCCTTTTATTCATATGGATCATCCATAGCATTATTACTAGTTGGTTATTTGTCAGGACCTGTTTAGCTTACCATGTGGTTGAAAACTCTTGGCTAAATGAGTATTTTACATTGAGCCAACAAGAAATTTCATTAATAGACCATTTTGATCCTTTATCTCTCCCCAAGAAAAATGCATAGTTAAAATGGGAGaatcttatttcttcttttacAATAACAAGGAGTATAgcatcaaatataaataattagttgatagaactACGAAAAGAACAGCTAAaatacaagttaaatacatagaatTCTTTCATTTAGACACAAGCAAACAGTAAGAATAACCAGTCAACTTCTGTATTTTAGACTAAGAATATTTATATTCACAAGTCAACATGAAGAAAAGTGGTTGCATGTACTTGTCACAATTTGTACCAGCAAAGCGTCATTATATGGGCGAAGTGCACTATTAACCGCTTTTAAGCCTGCTACTTAAAATATATCCATaatttacaatatatttaaaaattattcaattcgTCCAAATTTCGGGACTAAGTATCCTAAATTTTTGAGCTACTAATTTGGAATTTAAGACTTAGTATCCTGAATTTCTGAgctactaatttaaaattcaggacataaaATTCTAATTTCTGGACATAATATTCGAACTATACGACACAATGTCCTAAAGTTTGTGAATTGATtatctttaaatacattgtaaattgtgaatatattttaaatagcataTTTAAAAACGGCTACCTAGTGTCATTTCCACATTATATATCCTATGAAACTTTCAAGAATGACCGTCTTGTTTGAGTGGAGTATATTGCAGGTTTACTCCCATATggatcttttatatttttcttgataTGATGCTTTTTCTGAGCCGAGGATCTATTGGAAACAATTTTTTTATCCTCACaaggcaggggtaaggtctgcgtacacacttgACACTACccttgcgtacacactaccctccccagaccctacgatgtgggataatactaggtatgttgttgttgataCGATGCTTTTATTATCTTATGAGGAGTTGGCTGTCACAAACCAACATTTCTCTCTTTCATTATTTTCCACCCAAAACAAGTAACTATAAAGTACTCTTCCCACACTTTTCATTCCCTTCCTTTCCAGTTCAGTGCATAGGTATATCACATGCCCACTTTCTCAAATTCAATGTGAATTAGattggattaaataaataagactAAGATACGCAGGGTAGGGGCGGATGTAGCCAAGTGGATCAAGGCAATGGATTGTGAATCCACCACACGCGGGTTCAATCCCCGTCGTTCGCCCATCAATAAATGGACCGTTTGTTTCGGAGACCCCCTTGTTGTGTTGCATTTTGTGATTCTCAGCTTCAGTCTGCGTTTTTCGCGCGGGGGACTAAGATGTGAGCGCGCACATAGAGACAGAGACAGATGACTAGGGAGTCAAAACTGATAATACTTCAACACTCTGTATAAACGCGAAAAATTGCCTGCAAAATCGAGGCAGCAATATTGCAACTCAATAAACAAGACATCTACTGACCTTTAACCTAttgaaaagaattgagaattGAGATTCACTAAATGTTTAAACTGTAACATCTAACCTAAAAATAACAAAGCATATACAGTTACAAGGTAATGGGTATTTACAACATGGTTGATTCTACCCAAAAGAACGCAAAGAATGATGAACTACAAAGGTAAACTTAGTCGCGCTTTCTCCTCATTGTTCTATGTAAATGGCACGACCACGCAGCAAGA contains:
- the LOC107820853 gene encoding palmitoyl-acyl carrier protein thioesterase, chloroplastic-like, translating into MWCSLFSASTSHFTPPWGVALPRTLCERGMLRTTDFTPLRNAVVSRNMCERGMLRTTDFTPLRSAIFSQTLYKHGILSAPSCPIFTSHFSIVSCSIPSENQESKNPINGNAVKLDMLKSKNGHVTTTCDETLYIPMSQVRQNIPSKKQLVDTYRQGLIVEGAYRQTVVIRSYEVGPDKTATIESILNLLQETALNHVWMSGLLSDGFGATHGMMKHNLIWVVSRMQVQVDHYPIWGEVIEIDTWVGASGKNGMRRDWQIRSQATGLVFSRATSTWVMMNQQTRRLSKMPEEVRAEISPWFINKLAIEEENPIKIEKLDDTAKYVLSNLKPKRSDLDMNHHVNNVKYVRWMLEGIPDHFLESHQLSSIILEYRRECGSANIVQSLCEPDEEGFFDDGVDEYQHKRRISVLHGFSFGSGILESNGLLESFNQRPFSYTHLLRIKEQIKNEEIVRGKTSWKRKIPSMPFPA